CTGCGGACTGGAACCGGAAATCCCGCCAGCCATCGGCTTGCGGATCGTAGAGCTTGCAGGTCCGCGTCAGGCGCCAGTGATAAGCCGGCGTCCAGTGCACCACCAGCACGTCGCTGCGTATGCTTTCGAGGCTCGCCTGCGCCGCCTTCAGCGAATACATCGGGATGATCGGGTTCAGGTGATGCGCCGTGTGCTGCATCAGGCGGTGGAACAGCAGGTCGAACGCTTCCCAGAACACGATATGGACCGTGCCGCGCATCTTCTGCTCCGGGGTCGACGGCCGTCCCGTCGGCACCGACCAGCGCACATCGGGTCCGGTGTGCTGCACCACCGTGACGAAGGAGATATACAGGTTCCACAGCAGGAACGGGATCAGCAGACCGAACAGGAAGGCGTTGCCGAACGCCGCGCCCCAGCTCTGCCCGTTCAGCGCATGCGCTGCAAAGGCCAGCCCGCCGAGCAGCACGGCCAGCCAGGCATAGACGAAAACGAAATCCAGGTAGTCGCGGCCTTTCAGCGTCGCGCGTTCGCGCGCCGTGGGGAAGAAGATCTGCAGCAGCCAGATATCGATCAGGTAATGGGTGGCGTGGCCCAACAGGCTGCGCTGGTAGCGATAATAGGCCCGGCGCAGCGGCGACGCCTTGCGATAATCCTCGACCGTCATCGGCGAGAAGGCATTGTCGATGCCGATCTGCGCCGTGAAGCGATGATGCACGAGGTTGTGGTGATAGGCCCAGCGGCTCAAGGGATGCAGCGCCGGCAGGAAGCCGATGGTCGCGATCAGCCGGTTGAGCCATTGATGGCGCGTGCCGCCGCGATGGGCGCAATCATGCCCGATGATCCCAAGCGTCGCGGTGAGGATGCCGGCCACGAAGGCAAAGCCTAGCTTGGCCCACAGCGCCGTGCTCACCACTGCGCAGAAGACGCACAGGCCGTAGAGCGAGAACTCGGCCAGCAGCAGCGCGACCGGCCGGAACAGGTGCCAGGTCACGAACGGCGCCAGTTCGGCGCGCGCCTTGTCGGTCGTCATCAGTCCCATGGGACAGGTCTTCGCTTTCGCAACATTGCAATGGTTAACAATATAATAACGCAGTTTCGCAGTTGCGAATAGCCCGGCCGCATCGAGTGGCTAATGCCACCGCTCGAAGTTCCGCACAGTTCCCCGCCCGGCCGTAAGACTGCCACCGCCATGCGGCTCCGGGGGTGATCAGGTCCGCGGCGAGAGGATCATCTTGATGCCGTCGCGCGGCCGCATGGTGATGCGGTGTTGCAGCACGATGTTCTGCCCCGAGACCAGTTTCAGCCGGAAGCGCTGCGCCAGCGTGGCAAGGATGAGCTGCGCCTCGGCCATGGCCAGCGCCATCCCGATGCAAACGCGCGGCCCGCCGCCGAACGGCAGATAGGCGAAGCGGTGCCGTCCCTGCGACCGCTCCGGCGAGAACCGCTCGGGGTCGAAGGTCTCCGGCGCGTCCCAGAGCAGACGATGGCGGTGGATCACCCAGGGAATGACCGCGACCGAGGCGCCTTTGGGGATCCGGACCCCGGCGATCTCGTCGTCCGCCAGCACCGCGCGGTTGGAGAGCCCCGGCGCCGGCGGATAGAGCCGCATCGACTCTTCCAGCACCATGCGGCTGTAGGGCAGGTCGACCAGGTCGTCATGCGCCGGCGGCCGTCCGCCCAGCACCCGCGCGAGCTCGGCATGCAGCTTGGCCTCGACCTCCGGATGCTTGGCCAGCAGATACCAGGTGTAGGTGAGCGCCAGCGACGTCGTCTCGTGTCCCGCGAGGAAGATGATGACGGTCTCGTCGCGCACTTCGTCGTTCGACAGCCGCACGCCCGTCTCGCCGTCGCGCGCCGCGATCAGCCGGTCGAGCAGGTCGCGCGGCGCCGCGCCCGGCGCCTTCTCGCGCGCCGCGATGAGGCTCTGCATCGTCGCGTCCATCTCGGCGAAATTGGCGCGGATGCGCGCCATCTTTCGCTTCATGCGCGGCGGCCCGATCAGCGGCAGGATGTCGGTGATGCCGAAATCGAGCGCGCTGCTCATCCTGTTCAGCGAGCGGTCGACCAGCTGGCCCAGTTCGGCGCCGTCGCTGGAGAACATCGTGCGCGAGATCACTTCGAGCGTGAGACGGGTCATCTCCGCGGCGATGTCGACGACCGTGCCGGTGCCGCGCGCGGCCCAGCCATCCGCCATGTGGCCGGCGGACGTGACCATCGCAGGCGCATAGGCGACGATCGATTTGAAGTCGAAGCTCGGCGCCATCAGGCGGCGATGCGATTTCCACTTGTCGCCCTGCGAGACCAGAAGCCCTTCGCCGACGATGGCGCCGAGCGTCTTCGTTTCCATCTCGGTCTTGGGATAGTTCGCGACGTTGTCGAGCAGGACGCGCTTGACGCCCGCCGGATCGCTGACGACGAACTGATGCCCGAAGACGCCTTTCCAGTCCCACACCGGCTTCTCGAAGGCGGCCCGTGGGATATCCTCGAACTCATTGGCACTGCGATGGAATATCTGCGCCAGCAGGGAGCGCGCCTTTTCCGGTGGCGGCGCGGTGCCCACCAGGAACGCTTCGGACACGCTCATCGTCAGTGCTCCCCGGCCGCCTCGACCGATGTAGGCGGGAAGCGGTCCGGCTTCAATGACGCAAGACCGTGGATATTGAGCGATCCTGCGAGGACGAGCCCTGCCAGCAGGCTCGGTTCCGGCCCAATTCCGAGGCCGCGAAGGGCCGAAAACGTCAGCACGGCCAATCCCGTCATGCCCAGCGCCTTGAGAACCGGTCCCATCGCCGTGAGGAACTCCTGCATGGCCCACTCCCTTGCTATCGGCCTTGAGATGCAGCGTCCGGTCCGAATGGATGCGGCGGGATTCACAAATCCCAACCATCCGCCGCCGTCCGCCATTGCGTTAACCGATGGTTTACTCCGCCGCTAAAAACGTAGGGATTCCGAAAGGGCTGTCCGCTACCCTCCGCGCATGGCTCGATTGCAGTCCCTCCTTTCCAAGGCGCTGTGCGCGCTGGCGGTTGCCGGCGTTGCATTCGGCGCCCCCGCGCGCGCCGCCGGCGAGCCCGACTACCATCTGGGCAGCGGCGACAAGATCCGCGTCATCGTCTACGGCGAGGCCGATCTCGGCGGCGATTTCCAGATCGACGCCACCGGCCAGGTCCGCTTGCCGCTGGTCGGCGAGGTCCATGCCGGCGGCCGTACCGCGCACGATGTCGAAGGCAGCATCGCGAGCGCGCTCGGCAACGGCTATCTCAACGACCCGCGCGTCAGCGTCGAGGTCACGACCTATCGCCCGTTCTACATCGTCGGCGAGATTTTCAAGCCGGGCGAATATCCCTATTCCAACGGTCTGACCGCCCGCAGCGCGGTCGCTTTGGCTGGCGGCTACACGCCCAAGGCGGTGCAAAGCGCGCTCTATATCCGGCATCAAGGCGAGAATGCCGAACAGCGCGTGCCCGCGGACGAGGCGACGGCGATCCGCCCCGGCGACGTCGTGCGCGTCGACTCCACGACCTTCTGGGACGTGATGGATGTCCTGTCGCCGCTCGCGGGCATCAGCGCGCTGCGCTACACGGTTCCCTGATCCGCCCGCCGGTTGTATAAATCGGCATCCTCCGTCATAGGATCGCCGCATGACCGCCCCACCGCCCAACGCCGTCGTCAAGGTCGGCAACGTCGAAATCGGCAATGAGCGCAAGCTCTCGATCATCGCCGGTCCCTGCGCGCTCGAAAGTCGCGCCCACGCCTTCGAGATGGCCGCGGCGCTCAAGGAGATCGCGGCGAAAGCCGGCGTCGGCCTGATCTACAAGACGAGCTTCGACAAGGCCAACCGCACCAGCGCCGCCGGCGAGCGCGGCCTCGGGCTCGAGAAATCGCTCCAGATCTTCGCCGACATCCGCTCCCAGTTCGGCTTGCCCGTGCTGACCGACGTGCATGAGCGCGAGCAGTGCGCCGTGCTGGCGGAGGTCGTCGACGTTCTCCAGATCCCCGCCTTCCTCTCGCGCCAGACCGATCTGCTGGTCGCGGCGGCGAAGACCGGCAAGGTCGTGAACGTCAAGAAGGGTCAGTTCCTCGCCCCCCACGACATGAAGAACGCGATCGCCAAGGTCACCGGCGCCGGCAATCCCAATGTGCTCGTCACCGAGCGCGGCGTCTGCTTCGGCTACAATGCGCTGGTGGTGGACATGCGCTCCTTCCCCATCATGGCGAAGTTCGGCGCCCCGGTGGTGATGGACGCGACCCACGCGGTGCAGGAGCCGGGCGGGCAGGGTGATCGCACGGGCGGCAACCGCGAGATGGCGCCCTATCTGGCGCGTGCCGCGGTGGCGGCGGGCGTCGCCTGCGTCTTCATGGAGACGCACGAGAATCCGGACCGCGCGCCGTCCGACGGCCCCAACATGATCAAGCTCAAGGATGTGCCGGCGCTGCTCGGCGACCTGGTCGAGATCGACCGCATCGTCAAGCGGCCCTTCCTGAACTGAGCGCGAACGGGTGAAGCGCCTTAACGCTCCACCCGAAGATCGCGCGACGGCCTTACGTCGCGCTGACGGCGATCCAGGCGTTCACGATTCCGATGATCGCGAGCACCAGCAGGCCGGCGGTCCCCAGCAGCGTGACGCCGAATCCCGGACCGCGCTTGTCCGGCGCCGCCAGATAGCCGCGCATGTAAAGCACGCGGCCGACGATCCAGACCACGCCGAACGCGGCGGGAAGCCAGGGCAGGGCGTGGAAATAGCGCGTCGCCAGCCACAGCAGCGGCAGGAACGCCACGAACTGTTCGAGCGTGTTCACCTGCACGCGATAGGCGCATTCGAATTGCGGATTGCCGGTCACGGCCGGCGCGGAGACGTTATGGCGAGACCGCATCTGCGAGACGACCAAGCCGGTATAGAAGACGAAGAGGATGGAGAGAACGGTGACGGCCGCGCTGAGCAGCTCGGCATGCGTTATGTAGACCATGGCGTTTGCCCCCTTGGTGGCGGAGCTCCCGCGCGGTTTGCGCGGGAGCCTTATGCCGTCAGCCTACAGGATTCGGCAGACGCCGGTTACTGCGCCGCCGGACGCTGATGCGAAGCCATGAAGGCCTCGACCTTGGCCTTGATCGCGCCCTTCTGGTCGGCCGGCAGGGCGTTCCAGCGCGCATCGAGGTCGGCCTTGTACTTGGCGCGGTCCGTGTCGGACATCGCCATGAGCCGCTCGCGCTGCTGCTGGCGATAGGCGTGGCGCTGGTCGTCGGTCATGCCCGACGTCGCCTTGAAGCCGTCCGAGAACATCATCATGCGCTCTTCCGGCGTGAACATGCCGTGCATCATCATGCCGCCATGACTGCCGGGCCCGGCCGGCGCGTCTTGGGCGAAGGCGGAGGTGCTCAGCAGCAGGGCGGCGCCGGCGGCGAGAAGGAAACGCGAAAGGGTCATTACGCTACTACTCCATGGGGTGCGTCGGTTGAAACGCTTGAACGCGCAAACGTGATCGTTCCGTTGGCGGCGGGCCACAGGAAAGACAAAGTTTTCGGCGATTTAATATTCGCGCAGAAAAGAAAGACATTTCGATGACTTTTGACCCGAAACGGCAAGTTCCGCTGCTCGCAGGACTGTTCTTCGCCGCCGTCTTCGCGGCATCCTGCGGGTCCACCGCGGCCGGGCAGGGCGGGGCAACGACGGAGGCTTCGATGACGCTGGCATCCAGTGCGGCCGGTCCTCTGCGTCTCGGTGATTCACCGGTGCGGGTCCTGTTGGCCTCTTCCGGCGACCGGGCGGGGCTGCAACGCAAGGTCGCCGCCGGCCACCGGGTCGAACTCGTCCTGTCCGGCCTCTCTGCGGACCGCCAGCCCGGCATCCGATACCGCGTATATTTCGGCCTGCCGGCCGGAGCCGCGCCCGACGATGCGCATCTCGTCCAGGCGATCAACTTCTTCAACGATGTGCCGCTGGCCGGCGCCCTGCCGAAGCCGGACGTGCCGCTGCGCTTCGACATAACTGCCCTGGCGGCGAAAACCCTCGCCGCGGGTGGCGACGTGGCGGTGACGCTCGTCCCCGAAGGGCGGACCGAAAACGGCGCCCAGCCGCAGATCGCCCGGATCGCCATCGTCGTCCAGGAATAGGTTGGAAGGGCTGTTGGTTTTTGTCTGTATTGAAACTCCGGAAAATTTACTTTCATCTAGTCTTGATCTAATCTTCCCGTTCCGGCGCCTGGGGCGCCAATATTGGGGAGGATCTCATGAGCCAGTTCACAAGGCGTAGAGTCCTGGGTTCCGCAGCCGCCGGCGTCGCGGCGAGTGCGGTTCCGCTGTCATTGTTGGGTGAGATGGGGGCGATGGCCGGTCCGCCGGCCGTGCGTTACGAGGCGTCCACGTCGAACGGCCAGGCGAACCTCGTCAAATATGCGAACGCCGTGAAGATCATGGCTGCCAAGCAGCTCGGCGATCCCTGCAGCTGGGCGTTCCAGGCCAACACCCATTGGGTGCGCAGCAACACGACGAAGGCCGCGCTGGTCGCGACCCTGCCGGCGGCGCAGCAGCCGCTCGCCAATGCGATGTGGAACACCTGCCAGAACCATGGCGGCCAGACGACCGAGGACATGTTCCTGCCCTGGCACCGCATGTATGTCTATTATCTCGAGAAGATCGTGCAGTGGGTGCTGAACGACACGACCTTCGCGCTGCCCTATTGGAACTACAATGCGTCGGCCACGGCATCGCTTCCGGCCAAATTCCTGCAGCCGAACAATTCGACCAATCCGCTGTTCTACGCCTATCGCAATCCCGGACCGGCGGCAGGCAATCCCCTGACGGGGCTCAGCCTCGATTCGCTGAAGCAGGCGACCTATTCCGGCTTCTGTTCGACGCTGGACTTCGGACTGCACGGCGACGTCCACGTCCAGACCGGCAACAGCTCCCAGGGCATGGGTACCGTCCCCTGGGCCGCGAACGATCCGATCTTCTTCATGCATCACTGCAACATCGATCGGCTGTGGGCGAGCTGGAATCACAATGGCGGCACCAACCCCACCACGTCGTCCTGGCTCAACCAGACCTTCACCTTCGCCCAGGCGGCGGGTTATCCCGCGACCTGCCAGCAGGTCACGGCGACGGTGACGAATTTCAAGGACACGCTGGCGCTCGGCTACACCTATGACCGGTTCGAGCCCAAGCCGGGCCAGGTTCTCAAATTCCCGTTCCCGCTGGTCCTCGAGCGGATCAATCCGATCCTGCTCAAAGGCCCCGGGCCGGTCGAACTGGGCGCGCGCGTGACAAATACGCTCGTCCGGGGCGTCAACCTGACGGCGACCAAGGCACCGCTGCTCCGCTCGCATCTGACGGCGCTGACGTCAGATCGCCGCATCTATCTGCTGCTCGACGGCCTGATGGCGGACCGGGCGCCGGGCGTGGTCTACGACGTCTATATCAATCCGGAAGGCCGCGCCGGCACCGACAAGGCGCTCAAGGCCGGGACGATCAACTTCTTCGGCGCGGTGATGCCGAATGGCGGCCGCATGAAGGAACCGCCGAAGATCTCCTTCGACGTCACCGATGTGCTGCGCAATGTCGACCGCGGCGCGGTGCTCAACGACAAGATCTCGGTGACCTTCGTGCCCCAGGGGCGGGCCAATGCCGCCGCCAAGCCCATGGTCCAGCAGGTCTCGCTGGTCGAGGCCTGACGTCCCGCCTATCCCCAAAGGCCGCCCCCCGCCCCGGGGCGGCCTTTTTTTTCGTCCCCATGGCGGGTAGAGCTTGCGCCCTCGAAAGCTCCAGGGACCGTCCATGACCGCCATCCTCGACATCACCGGCCGCGAGATCCTCGACAGCCGCGGCAACCCGACGGTCGAAGTCGACGTCCGTCTCGAAGACGGCGCGCTGGGCCGCGCCGCTGTCCCCTCGGGCGCCTCGACCGGCGCGCATGAAGCGGTGGAGCTGCGCGACGGCGGCAAGCGCTATGGCGGCAAGGGTGTCGAGAAGGCCGTCGCGGCGGTGAACGGCGAGATCTTCGACACGCTGTGCGGCATGGAGGCCGAGGACCAGGTCCGCCTCGACCGCCTGATGATCCAGCTCGACGGCACCCCGAACAAGTCGCGGCTCGGCGCCAACGCCATTCTCGGCGTCTCCCTCGCCATCGCCAAAGCGGCGGCGCAGGCGGCGAACCTGCCGCTCTACAAATATGTCGGCGGCGCCGTGGCGCGCACCCTGCCGGTGCCGCTGATGAACATCGTCAATGGCGGCGTGCATGCCGACAATCCGATCGACTTCCAGGAATTCATGATCATGCCGGTCGGCGCGCCGACCTTCCGCGAAGCGCTCCGCATGGGCGCGGAGGTCTTCCACACGCTCAAGAAGGCCCTCCACGACGCCGGCCACAACACCAATGTCGGCGACGAGGGTGGTTTCGCGCCCAACCTCAAGAGCGCCGATGAAGCGCTGAGCTTCATTATGAAGTCCATCGAGAAGGCCGGCTACAGGCCCGGCGAAGACGTGATGCTGGCGCTCGATCCCGCGTCGACGGAGTTCTTCAAGAACGGCAAGTATGTGCTGGAAGGGGAGGGCAAGACCCTCGACCCCGCGGGCATGGTCAAGGTCTATGAAGACCTCTGCCGCCGCTACCCCATCGCCTCCATCGAGGACGGCATGGCGGAGGACGACTGGGAAGGCTGGGCCGGCATCACCCAGGCGATCGGCAAGACGGTGCAGCTCGTCGGCGACGATCTGTTCGTGACCAACACGACGCGCCTCGTCGAAGGCATCAAGAAAGGCGTCGCCAATGCGATCCTCATCAAGGTCAACCAGATCGGCTCGCTCAGCGAGACGCTCGACGCGGTCGACACCGCACATCGCGCCGCCTATCGCGCCGTGATGTCCCATCGCTCGGGCGAGACCGAGGACAGCACCATCGCCGACCTCGCGGTGGCGACGAATTGCGGGCAGATCAAGACCGGCTCGCTGGCGCGCTCGGACCGTCTGGCCAAGTACAACCAGCTCCTGCGCATCGAAGAGCAACTCGGCGACCAGGCAACCTACGCGGGAAAATCGGTCCTGAAGGCCTGACGCCCGGTTGCGCGGCGTGATATGCTTGCGGCATGAAAGATGACGAACTCGAAGTGATGTTCGACCGCGTCCGGGCTTGGCCCGAGGCGCGCAAGGAACGAGCTCTGGGACTGCTGGCGGCGCTGGATGCCTTCGACGATGTCGTTTATCCGCTGACGGGTATCGAGATCGCTGAGCTCGAGACCGCCATTCTCGAGACGGACGAAGCTTCCGACAAAGAGGTTGTCGCCGCCTTCGGGCGTCCGTTTCGGTGAAGCCGGCCGTCAGCAGGCGGGCCGTGCGGCAGATGCTGGATATCTTTTTGTATATCGCGCGCGACGACCCGCAAGCTGCAGAGCGCGTCCGAGATCGAATCTATGACGTCATCGCCTTCGTTGCCCGATACCCCCGCGCGGGCCATGCGACGATGATACCCGGCCTGCGCGTGATGCCTGTCGGAACCTATCCCTATGTCGTGCTGTTCCGCTGGGATGAGAAGCGACGAAGGGTACGCATCGTACGGGTCTTGCACGGCGCACGGCGTCGGCCGGCGCTGCGCGAGGATCAGCCGGAGTTCCGTTTGGCGGCGATGTCTTAACGCCGCGATTGCGCTTTTAACGATAAATCGCTTGACCCCACGAATCGGTCTGTGATTCGTTCAACGCATGCGAATCAAGCGAAGCATCTCGCGTCTCTTCGGGCTCTCCGTTCTGCCCGCGATCAGCTTCGCCGTCGTCGCCTATTTCGGCTATTACGCGATCTGGGGCGAGCGGGGCATGCTGGCGCTCTCCGATATCCAGGCCCAGCTTGGCGTCCAGGGCGAGCGGCTGGCCCAGGCGCGCGACACCCGCTTCCGGCTGGAGCACCGCATAGCCCTCATGCGTGCGGGCGATCCCGATATCGTGGAGGAGTGGGCTCATAAACAGCTGATGATCGGCGGCCCCAACCAGGTTGCCGTTTCCCGCGGCGCCCCCTGACAAACCGTCAACGCTTGCCAATTGAGGCGCCGCTTGCCAAAACGCGCCATGCTTTTCCACAGCCCGGCCAGCGCGAAGGTCGCCTCCCATGAACCAGCCTGAGACGGCCGCGGAAACCGGTATCAAGGCGGACGGCGCGACACCCAACACGGCCGCGCTGACGCAATTCTACACCGACATGCTGCTGATCCGCCGGTTCGAGGAGAAGGCCGGCCAGCTTTACGGCATGGGCCTGATCGGCGGCTTCTGCCATCTCTATATCGGCCAGGAGGCCGTGGTGGTCGGCATCCAGGCGGCCCAGAAGCCCGGCGACCAGGTGATCACCGCCTATCGCGACCACGGCCATATGCTGGCCTGCGGCATGGATGCGCGCAATGTGATGTCCGAGCTCACCGGCCGTGCCACCGGCTATTCCAGGGGCAAGGGCGGCTCGATGCACATGTTCTCGGCCGAGAAGCAGTTCTTCGGCGGCCACGGCATCGTCGGCGCCCAGGTGCCGCTCGGCACCGGCCTCGCCTTCGCCAACAAATACCGCAGCAACGGCCAGGTCAGCGTCACCTATTTCGGCGACGGCGCCTCGAACCAGGGCCAGGTCTACGAGGCCTTCAACATGGCCGAGCTCTGGAAGCTGCCCATCGTCTATGTGATCGAGAACAACCAATACGCCATGGGCACCAGCGTCGAACGCTCCAGCGCCGAGACCCATTTCTACAAGCGCGGCTCCTCCTTCAACATCCCCGGCAAGCAGGTCGACGGAATGGACGTCGAGGCCGTTCACGCCGCCGCCCTGGAGGCGCTGGACTGGTGCCGCTCCGGCAACGGCCCGATCATCCTGGAGATGAAGACCTATCGCTATCGCGGCCACTCGATGTCGGACCCCGCCAAGTATCGCACCCGCGAGGAAGTGACCGCGGTGCGAGAGAAACGCGATCCCATCGACCATCTCGGCCAGAGGCTTCTGGCCCGGAAGCTCGCGAGCGAGGACGATCTCAAGCAGATCGACAAGGACATCCGCAGCATCGTGAACGCCGCCGCCGAGTTCGCCACCGAGAGCCCCGAGCCCGATCCGGCCGAGCTTTACACGGACATTCTCGCATGAGCATCGAAATCCTCATGCCTGCGCTGTCGCCCACGATGGAAGAGGGCAAGCTCGCCAAGTGGCTGGTCAAGGAAGGCGATACGGTCAAATCCGGCGACATCCTGGCCGAGATCGAGACCGATAAGGCGACGATGGAGTTCGAGGCGGTCGACGAAGGCAAGATCGGCAAGCTGCTGGTCGCCGAAGGCACCGAGGGCGTCAAGGTCAACGCGCCCATCGCCACGCTGCTCGGCGACAATGAAGAGAAATCCGCGCCCGCCGCCACGGCTGCTCCGGCCGCTCCATCGGCGCCCAGGCGCGACGTCGAGAGGGCGGCCGAGGCGAAGCCTGCAACGTCCGCCGTGGCCTTGGTCGCGCTTTCCGATCCGGAAATCCCCGAAGGCACGGAAATGGTCACCATGACCGTGCGCGAGGCGCTGCGCGACGCCATGGCCGAGGAGATGCGCCGCGACGACACCGTCTTCCTGATGGGCGAAGAGGTCGCGCAGTACCAGGGCGCCTACAAGGTCAGCCAGGGCCTGCTCGACGAGTTCGGCGCCCGCCGCGTCATCGACACGCCGATCACCGAGCACGGCTTCGCCGGCCTCGGCGTCGGCGCCGCCTTCGCGGGCCTGCGCCCCATCGTCGAGTTCATGACCTGGAATTTCGCGATGCAGGCGATCGACCAGATCGTCAACTCCGCCGCCAAGACGCGCTACATGTCGGGCGGCCAGATGCATGCGCCGATCGTCTTCCGCGGCCCCAACGGCCCCGCCGCCCGCGTCGGCGCCCAGCACAGCCAGGACTATTCCTCCTGGTACGCCCACATCCCCGGCATCAAGGTCGTCGCGCCCTATTTCGCCGCCGACGCCAAGGGCCTGCTCAAGGCCGCGATCCGCGATCCCAATCCGGTGATCTTCCTGGAGAACGAGATCGTCTATGGCCGCTCCTTCCCGGTGCCCAAGCTCGACGATTTCGTGCTGCCCATCGGCAAGGCGCGCGTCGTCAAGCCGGGCAAGGACGTCACGCTGGTGGCGCATTCGATCTGCGTCGGCCTGATCCTCGAAGCCGCCGAGAAGCTCGCTGCCGAAGGCATCGATGCCGAGCTGATCGACCTGCGCACCTTGCGCCCGCTCGACACCGAGACGGTGCTCGCCTCGGTGCGCAAGACCAACCGCGTCGTGACGGTGGAGCAGGGCTGGCCGGTGTGCTCCATCGGCTCGGAGATCGCCTCGGTGGTCGCGCTCGAGGCCTTCGACTGGCTCGACGCGCCGCCGACCAAGGTCACCGGCAAGGACGTGCCGATGCCCTACGCGGCGAACCTCGAAAAGCTCGCCCTGCCGCATGTCGAAGACATCGTCGCGGCAGCCAAGGCGGTGTGTTACCGGTCATGAGCGCACCGAACCCACCATCCCCGTCATGGGCGGCCCTGAGCCGCCCACCCATCGCGCGCGCGTCGGCGCGCGTTGGAAGCAGTTCTTTGCCCTTCGACGGGGAAACGTTGGATGGGCGGCTCGAGCCCGCCCATGACGGTTGAGGGACGAATGAAGAAACCGGCGAAACCGAAAGCTTGGCACCGGGGCGCCTGCCATTGCGGTGCCGTGACGTTCGAAGTGCGCACCGGCGACGAAGTCGAGCTCGTCGACTGCAACTGCTCGATGTGCGCCAAGACCGGTTTCCTGCATCTGATCGTGCCGCGATCCGATTTCCGCGTCACCGCCGGCGAAGACAAGCTCACGACCTACACCTTCAACACCCGGACCGCGAAGCACACCTTCTGCGCGATCTGCGGCATCAAGGGTTTCTACGTCCCGCGCTCGCATCCCGACGGCTGGAGCGTGAATTTCCGCTGCCTCGACGACCCCGACGCCTTCGCCTCGGTGACGACGACCGAGTTCGACGGCAAGCACTGGGAAGACAACGCGGCCAGCCTCGCGCCGCTGGAGAGCCGCTAGTGGCCACGCAGATCCTCATGCCCGCGCTGTCGCCCACGATGGAAGAGGGCAAGCTCGCCAAGTGGCTCGTCAAGGAAGGCGACACGGTGAAGTCCGGCGACATCCTGGCCGAGATCGAGACCGACAAGGCGACGATGGAGTTCGAGGCGGTTGACGAAGGCAAGATCGGCAAGCTGCTGGTCGCCGAAGGCACCGAAGGCGTCAAGGTCAACGTCCCGATCGCCACGCTGCTGGGCGATGGCGAGAAGGCGGATGCCAAGGTCGATATTGCTTCGGCGATGCAATCGATCAAGAGCGCGGTGACCTCCGAAGCGGCGCCGAAGACGGCTGCTGCACCAAAGCCGCCGGCGGCGCCCGCTACGCCAGCGGTACCGGCTGCGGCTGCGCCGTCCGCCGGCGCCGACCGCGTCTTCGCCTCGCCGCTCGCCCGCCGCATTGCGGAGCAAAAAGGCGTCGACCTTTCCGCGGTTCAGGGCACCGGCCCGCGCGGCCGCATCGTCAAATCCGATGTCGAAGCTGCCCAGCCCGGCGCGAAGCCGGCCGCCGCCGCCAAGGCGCCGGCCGCGCCACAGGCCCAGCCCGCCACGCAAAGTCCGGCCGGCATCGCGCCGCTCCCCGATGCCCGCGCCTTCTTCAAGCCCGAGGACTACGAAGAGATCCCGCATGACGCGATGCGCAAGGCGATCGCGCGCCGGCTCACCTCGGCCAAGACGCTCATCCCGCATTACTACCTGACGGTCGAATGCCGCATCGACACGCTGCTGGCGACGCG
The nucleotide sequence above comes from Rhizomicrobium sp.. Encoded proteins:
- a CDS encoding fatty acid desaturase — its product is MGLMTTDKARAELAPFVTWHLFRPVALLLAEFSLYGLCVFCAVVSTALWAKLGFAFVAGILTATLGIIGHDCAHRGGTRHQWLNRLIATIGFLPALHPLSRWAYHHNLVHHRFTAQIGIDNAFSPMTVEDYRKASPLRRAYYRYQRSLLGHATHYLIDIWLLQIFFPTARERATLKGRDYLDFVFVYAWLAVLLGGLAFAAHALNGQSWGAAFGNAFLFGLLIPFLLWNLYISFVTVVQHTGPDVRWSVPTGRPSTPEQKMRGTVHIVFWEAFDLLFHRLMQHTAHHLNPIIPMYSLKAAQASLESIRSDVLVVHWTPAYHWRLTRTCKLYDPQADGWRDFRFQSAAPPVLSAQGPVNLHAR
- a CDS encoding cytochrome P450, whose protein sequence is MSVSEAFLVGTAPPPEKARSLLAQIFHRSANEFEDIPRAAFEKPVWDWKGVFGHQFVVSDPAGVKRVLLDNVANYPKTEMETKTLGAIVGEGLLVSQGDKWKSHRRLMAPSFDFKSIVAYAPAMVTSAGHMADGWAARGTGTVVDIAAEMTRLTLEVISRTMFSSDGAELGQLVDRSLNRMSSALDFGITDILPLIGPPRMKRKMARIRANFAEMDATMQSLIAAREKAPGAAPRDLLDRLIAARDGETGVRLSNDEVRDETVIIFLAGHETTSLALTYTWYLLAKHPEVEAKLHAELARVLGGRPPAHDDLVDLPYSRMVLEESMRLYPPAPGLSNRAVLADDEIAGVRIPKGASVAVIPWVIHRHRLLWDAPETFDPERFSPERSQGRHRFAYLPFGGGPRVCIGMALAMAEAQLILATLAQRFRLKLVSGQNIVLQHRITMRPRDGIKMILSPRT
- a CDS encoding polysaccharide biosynthesis/export family protein, which codes for MQSLLSKALCALAVAGVAFGAPARAAGEPDYHLGSGDKIRVIVYGEADLGGDFQIDATGQVRLPLVGEVHAGGRTAHDVEGSIASALGNGYLNDPRVSVEVTTYRPFYIVGEIFKPGEYPYSNGLTARSAVALAGGYTPKAVQSALYIRHQGENAEQRVPADEATAIRPGDVVRVDSTTFWDVMDVLSPLAGISALRYTVP
- the kdsA gene encoding 3-deoxy-8-phosphooctulonate synthase, yielding MTAPPPNAVVKVGNVEIGNERKLSIIAGPCALESRAHAFEMAAALKEIAAKAGVGLIYKTSFDKANRTSAAGERGLGLEKSLQIFADIRSQFGLPVLTDVHEREQCAVLAEVVDVLQIPAFLSRQTDLLVAAAKTGKVVNVKKGQFLAPHDMKNAIAKVTGAGNPNVLVTERGVCFGYNALVVDMRSFPIMAKFGAPVVMDATHAVQEPGGQGDRTGGNREMAPYLARAAVAAGVACVFMETHENPDRAPSDGPNMIKLKDVPALLGDLVEIDRIVKRPFLN
- a CDS encoding MAPEG family protein, whose product is MVYITHAELLSAAVTVLSILFVFYTGLVVSQMRSRHNVSAPAVTGNPQFECAYRVQVNTLEQFVAFLPLLWLATRYFHALPWLPAAFGVVWIVGRVLYMRGYLAAPDKRGPGFGVTLLGTAGLLVLAIIGIVNAWIAVSAT
- a CDS encoding tyrosinase family protein — its product is MSQFTRRRVLGSAAAGVAASAVPLSLLGEMGAMAGPPAVRYEASTSNGQANLVKYANAVKIMAAKQLGDPCSWAFQANTHWVRSNTTKAALVATLPAAQQPLANAMWNTCQNHGGQTTEDMFLPWHRMYVYYLEKIVQWVLNDTTFALPYWNYNASATASLPAKFLQPNNSTNPLFYAYRNPGPAAGNPLTGLSLDSLKQATYSGFCSTLDFGLHGDVHVQTGNSSQGMGTVPWAANDPIFFMHHCNIDRLWASWNHNGGTNPTTSSWLNQTFTFAQAAGYPATCQQVTATVTNFKDTLALGYTYDRFEPKPGQVLKFPFPLVLERINPILLKGPGPVELGARVTNTLVRGVNLTATKAPLLRSHLTALTSDRRIYLLLDGLMADRAPGVVYDVYINPEGRAGTDKALKAGTINFFGAVMPNGGRMKEPPKISFDVTDVLRNVDRGAVLNDKISVTFVPQGRANAAAKPMVQQVSLVEA